A single region of the Streptomyces vilmorinianum genome encodes:
- a CDS encoding helix-turn-helix domain-containing protein: protein MTTAPAADAAARATRRERVRHLADQGKSARAIAAELGVGKDTVRRDLEALRQEAPADAPPKAPIRELVALRNERAFATVAQLRAVVEQVDAERIPFLVLRDVEARHLDAELRQHAATLARIINELHVWRPALKESAADPPLRG from the coding sequence ATGACGACTGCGCCAGCCGCCGACGCAGCGGCGCGCGCCACACGGCGCGAACGGGTGCGCCACCTCGCTGACCAGGGCAAGAGCGCCCGCGCCATCGCCGCCGAACTCGGCGTCGGCAAGGACACCGTGCGCCGCGACCTCGAGGCCCTGCGCCAGGAAGCACCGGCCGATGCGCCACCCAAGGCGCCGATCCGGGAACTCGTGGCGCTGCGCAATGAGCGTGCGTTCGCCACCGTGGCGCAACTACGCGCCGTCGTGGAGCAGGTCGACGCTGAGCGCATCCCGTTCCTCGTTCTCCGCGACGTGGAGGCGCGACACCTCGACGCCGAACTGCGCCAGCACGCCGCGACGCTAGCTCGGATCATCAACGAGCTCCATGTCTGGCGGCCAGCCCTGAAGGAGTCGGCGGCCGACCCTCCGCTGAGGGGATGA
- a CDS encoding DUF6221 family protein has protein sequence MDDLVQFLHARLDDDERVARRVFGSWREIGETGVIVTSDGQHAEECANGNWTGIADHITRHDAARVLREVDAKRRIIEPYGIALKEREALRVEMRKLLGNDHDRFAKLHREESELIETATRLKPVIKLLALPYAEHPGYRDEWRPEA, from the coding sequence ATGGACGACCTCGTGCAGTTCCTCCACGCCCGCCTCGACGACGACGAGCGGGTGGCCCGCCGCGTCTTCGGATCGTGGAGAGAGATCGGAGAAACCGGAGTCATCGTCACCTCGGACGGCCAGCACGCCGAGGAGTGCGCCAACGGGAACTGGACGGGCATCGCCGACCACATCACCCGCCACGACGCCGCCCGCGTCCTCCGCGAGGTCGACGCCAAGCGGCGCATCATCGAGCCATACGGAATCGCCCTGAAGGAACGCGAAGCCCTGCGTGTGGAGATGCGCAAACTCCTCGGCAACGATCACGACCGATTCGCCAAGCTCCACCGAGAGGAGAGCGAGCTGATCGAGACCGCGACACGTCTCAAGCCCGTGATCAAGCTCCTCGCCCTGCCGTACGCCGAACACCCTGGCTACCGCGACGAGTGGCGGCCCGAGGCGTAG
- a CDS encoding DUF732 domain-containing protein yields the protein MRTRTATAALTAVYLLALTGCGSSDEPTADKPATSTSPEDEFLANAKAADFESWKTAAPPDAELAAYPSQWCAELKAGHSVAYILEDAALYPIGEKWGTAKPDAQELVVLGVKAYCPEFGDQVTEELRLSGQY from the coding sequence ATGCGCACACGCACCGCCACGGCCGCACTCACGGCCGTCTACCTCCTCGCCCTCACCGGCTGCGGTAGCAGCGACGAGCCGACCGCCGACAAGCCGGCGACCAGCACGTCGCCGGAGGATGAGTTCCTCGCCAACGCCAAGGCCGCCGACTTCGAGAGCTGGAAGACCGCCGCACCGCCGGACGCCGAACTCGCTGCCTACCCCTCACAGTGGTGCGCCGAGCTTAAGGCCGGCCACAGCGTCGCCTACATCCTCGAAGACGCCGCCCTCTATCCCATCGGGGAGAAGTGGGGCACGGCCAAGCCCGACGCCCAGGAGCTCGTTGTCCTCGGTGTCAAGGCTTACTGCCCCGAGTTCGGCGACCAGGTGACTGAAGAGCTGCGGCTCAGCGGCCAGTACTAG
- a CDS encoding restriction endonuclease: MARPAARQSVADPAGCAFKALGLVIGSIALILWADGLTAGAVVIVALYGAGLVAFGVNRKQKRAELQRLHAIQSTEVARYHTMSPAEFEQAVAYLCHRDGCAGASVVGGAGDLGADVIATAPDGRKIVIQCKRYGPTTKVGSPDLQRFGGTCYSIHGAHVATVVTTSVFTRPAAEYARQHGIRLFDATALGAWATRTGPAPWM; encoded by the coding sequence ATGGCTAGACCAGCAGCGCGTCAGAGCGTCGCCGACCCCGCAGGATGTGCCTTCAAGGCCCTCGGCCTTGTCATCGGAAGCATCGCACTCATCCTGTGGGCCGACGGACTGACCGCAGGCGCGGTGGTCATCGTGGCACTCTACGGCGCAGGTCTCGTCGCGTTCGGCGTGAACCGGAAACAGAAGAGAGCAGAACTGCAGCGGCTGCACGCGATTCAGTCGACCGAGGTAGCCCGCTACCACACCATGTCCCCTGCGGAGTTTGAGCAGGCCGTCGCCTACCTGTGTCACCGAGACGGATGTGCTGGCGCGAGCGTGGTCGGCGGGGCAGGTGACCTCGGCGCGGATGTCATTGCGACCGCACCGGACGGACGAAAGATCGTCATCCAGTGCAAGCGTTACGGCCCCACGACGAAGGTGGGCAGTCCAGACCTTCAGCGGTTCGGCGGAACCTGCTACAGCATCCACGGCGCGCACGTGGCCACGGTGGTGACGACCTCCGTGTTCACGCGGCCGGCGGCCGAGTACGCCAGGCAGCATGGGATTCGGCTGTTCGACGCAACTGCCCTGGGAGCGTGGGCGACACGAACCGGCCCGGCGCCCTGGATGTGA
- a CDS encoding DUF4352 domain-containing protein, with protein MNNPQPHGQQPYPPQQPGHTPAWGQTQQPGQPYPGGPYGPPPPRKKMSTAGIVGITIGVVFAFLVILGIALGDPEATDDKAGAKTKPTAEAPAKPSRAAPAKKSEAPAEPAEEAPVKVTAKNAKFVPSILHDGGDFTSVTVTVTNNGDEEISVNPLYFTITDTTGSKHQAELGEDKNQIDTMKLAPGEKTTGVITGKGKFTPKYVTYTDGLFGEGVRGNVS; from the coding sequence GTGAACAACCCGCAACCGCACGGCCAGCAGCCCTACCCGCCCCAACAGCCCGGCCACACCCCCGCATGGGGACAGACTCAACAGCCCGGACAGCCCTACCCCGGCGGCCCCTACGGCCCGCCGCCCCCGAGAAAGAAGATGTCCACCGCGGGCATCGTCGGCATCACCATCGGCGTCGTGTTCGCGTTCCTCGTCATCCTCGGCATCGCCCTCGGCGACCCCGAAGCCACCGACGACAAGGCCGGCGCCAAGACCAAGCCCACCGCCGAGGCGCCCGCCAAGCCGAGCAGGGCCGCCCCCGCGAAGAAGTCCGAGGCTCCGGCCGAGCCGGCCGAAGAGGCGCCGGTGAAGGTCACGGCGAAGAACGCGAAGTTCGTGCCGAGCATCCTGCACGACGGCGGCGACTTCACCAGCGTCACGGTGACGGTCACGAACAACGGCGATGAAGAGATCAGCGTCAACCCGCTGTACTTCACGATTACCGATACCACCGGCAGCAAGCATCAGGCCGAGCTGGGCGAGGACAAGAACCAGATCGACACGATGAAGCTCGCGCCCGGGGAGAAGACCACCGGGGTCATCACCGGGAAGGGCAAGTTCACGCCGAAATATGTGACCTACACCGACGGTCTGTTCGGTGAGGGTGTGCGCGGCAACGTGTCCTGA
- a CDS encoding TROVE domain-containing protein, translating into MSRFNTRSARPTAVSPVTTTGEQTRTHEGATGHLREAKSELFLLAVSNSVGTDTFYEKAGDRDDRFTTLVRQLAVEDPVWTAGLLGWLRGEGNMRTASIVGAAEFVHARLEADQAAAVVPGPAAASGAVPFSNRSVIDSVLLRADEPGEMLGYWTERYGRRLPKPVKRGIADAVQRLYTQWALLKYDTDSKGYRFGDVLELVHAAPSGDRAWQGDLFKHAIDRRHGRANDIPPRLRMLVNRAWLMDMPIETRRQALADPQKMSSLADAGMTWEALAGWLQGPMDKAAWEAVIPSMGLMALARNLRNFDEAGVSDDVAATVAARFTDPEQVRASRMFPFRWWAAYKAAPSLRWAHALEQAISHSLANVPALKGRTLILVDRSPSMFPGYHFSTANRSDITLAEQAAVFGSALAIRAEAPTLVEFGQSSKEMRVPKGGSVLRLVEQFGEIGGTDIPSAVKQHFDRHVRVVIVTDEQTRPGWLPSNCHSYGGMRETRIDDLIPKNVPVYMWNMAGYREAAMPSGNGNRHALGGLTDAAFRMIPLLDAGRDARWPWEQDRRSRTSGS; encoded by the coding sequence ATGTCCCGCTTCAACACCCGAAGCGCGCGCCCGACGGCCGTCTCGCCCGTGACCACCACCGGGGAGCAGACCCGTACCCACGAGGGTGCGACTGGACATCTGCGCGAGGCGAAGAGTGAACTATTCCTCCTCGCCGTGTCCAACTCCGTCGGCACCGACACCTTCTACGAGAAGGCCGGCGACCGCGATGACCGCTTCACCACGCTCGTCCGCCAGCTCGCCGTCGAAGACCCGGTCTGGACTGCGGGCCTGCTCGGCTGGCTCCGTGGCGAGGGCAACATGCGCACCGCGTCCATCGTGGGCGCGGCCGAGTTCGTCCATGCCCGGCTCGAGGCGGACCAGGCCGCGGCGGTTGTCCCGGGACCGGCGGCCGCGTCCGGGGCCGTCCCGTTCTCGAACCGTAGCGTCATCGACTCCGTGCTCCTCCGCGCCGATGAGCCCGGTGAGATGCTCGGCTACTGGACGGAGCGGTATGGGCGGCGCCTGCCCAAGCCCGTGAAGCGCGGCATCGCCGACGCTGTGCAGCGGCTCTACACGCAGTGGGCGCTCCTGAAGTACGACACCGACTCCAAGGGCTACCGTTTCGGCGACGTCCTCGAGCTCGTCCACGCCGCGCCGAGCGGGGACCGAGCCTGGCAGGGCGATCTGTTCAAGCACGCCATCGACCGCCGCCATGGCCGCGCCAACGACATCCCGCCCCGACTGCGGATGCTCGTCAACCGGGCCTGGCTGATGGACATGCCGATCGAGACCCGGCGCCAGGCGCTCGCCGACCCGCAGAAGATGAGCAGCCTCGCCGACGCGGGCATGACCTGGGAGGCGCTGGCCGGCTGGCTCCAGGGGCCGATGGACAAGGCCGCGTGGGAGGCGGTCATCCCGTCCATGGGCCTGATGGCGCTCGCGAGGAACCTTCGGAACTTCGACGAGGCCGGGGTCTCCGACGATGTCGCTGCGACCGTCGCGGCCCGGTTCACCGACCCGGAGCAGGTCCGGGCGTCACGCATGTTCCCGTTCCGCTGGTGGGCCGCGTACAAGGCGGCGCCGTCCCTGCGCTGGGCGCACGCCCTCGAGCAGGCGATCAGCCACTCGCTCGCCAACGTGCCCGCACTGAAGGGACGCACGCTGATCCTCGTGGACCGCTCCCCGTCCATGTTCCCGGGCTACCACTTCTCCACGGCGAACCGCTCGGACATCACGCTGGCCGAGCAGGCCGCCGTCTTCGGCTCCGCGCTCGCGATCCGCGCCGAGGCCCCGACCCTGGTCGAGTTCGGGCAGTCCTCGAAGGAGATGCGCGTGCCGAAGGGCGGCAGCGTCCTGCGCCTGGTCGAGCAGTTCGGGGAGATCGGCGGCACGGACATCCCCTCCGCTGTGAAGCAGCACTTCGACCGGCACGTCCGCGTCGTCATCGTCACCGACGAGCAGACCCGCCCCGGCTGGCTCCCGTCGAACTGCCACAGCTACGGCGGGATGCGCGAGACCCGGATCGACGACCTCATCCCGAAGAACGTCCCGGTGTACATGTGGAACATGGCCGGCTACCGCGAAGCCGCCATGCCCTCAGGCAACGGCAACCGGCACGCCCTGGGCGGCCTTACCGACGCCGCGTTCCGCATGATTCCGCTCCTGGACGCCGGGCGCGACGCGCGCTGGCCGTGGGAGCAAGATCGACGCTCACGTACATCTGGGAGCTAG
- a CDS encoding GIY-YIG nuclease family protein — MKSVPLPLAGTKRWNLYRLYDAGDALLYIGITTDPQRRWKEHRKEMPWWPEVVRKDVEILAEDVEFPAALEHEAIRAENPRYNKVGFGFDKDGEPLGPRLPTGVPPQPHGTRIAYQFRELRPMYRQAWFLWRLLLQDGLETQREQGSEQLRCDCQCLGGQCQAPNYRGVLS, encoded by the coding sequence ATGAAGTCTGTACCCCTGCCTCTAGCCGGGACGAAACGATGGAACCTCTACCGCCTGTACGACGCAGGGGATGCTCTCCTGTACATCGGCATCACCACCGATCCCCAACGGCGCTGGAAGGAACATCGCAAGGAGATGCCCTGGTGGCCCGAGGTCGTCCGGAAGGACGTCGAGATCCTCGCTGAGGACGTTGAATTTCCCGCCGCGCTGGAACATGAGGCGATCCGCGCGGAGAACCCGCGGTACAACAAGGTCGGCTTCGGCTTCGACAAGGACGGCGAGCCGCTGGGTCCTCGCCTGCCGACCGGGGTACCACCGCAGCCACACGGAACCCGGATCGCCTACCAATTCCGGGAACTCCGTCCTATGTATCGGCAGGCGTGGTTCCTCTGGCGGCTGCTGTTGCAGGACGGCCTTGAGACCCAGCGAGAGCAGGGTAGCGAACAACTTCGATGCGACTGTCAGTGCCTCGGTGGACAATGTCAAGCACCGAACTATCGAGGGGTGTTGTCGTGA
- a CDS encoding holin translates to MPRRTGWRVCSTPGCPEFCQGGRCEGCRSEAEQRRGSARQRGYGRGHETRFRPGVLAKHPTCVLCGQRPSVHADHHPLSRRELTDQGLDPNDPKHGRGLCGPCHSSETAQHQPGGWHV, encoded by the coding sequence ATGCCCAGACGTACAGGCTGGCGGGTGTGTTCGACGCCCGGCTGCCCCGAGTTCTGCCAGGGCGGGCGTTGCGAAGGCTGCCGCTCCGAAGCCGAACAACGCCGCGGCAGCGCCCGGCAACGCGGCTACGGCCGCGGCCACGAGACCCGCTTCCGCCCTGGAGTCCTCGCCAAGCACCCCACCTGCGTCCTCTGTGGCCAGCGGCCCAGCGTCCACGCCGATCACCACCCCCTCAGCCGACGCGAACTCACCGATCAGGGCCTCGACCCGAACGACCCGAAGCACGGGCGCGGACTGTGCGGCCCCTGCCACTCCAGCGAGACCGCCCAGCACCAGCCCGGAGGGTGGCATGTGTGA